The Hornefia porci genome contains the following window.
GCGGCGGGTGATACAGAAGAACTTGGGAAACTGAAACCGTCATCTGATATGAAGAAGGCGGCATTCGTGGAGACTCTGGGAAAGGAGCACTGGCAGATGGATCGCGGAGCACAGGTGAACGGCGGATATCCGCTGCTCGCCTGGGAAACTCCGGAGAATGTCGGCAACATAACCCTTGAAACTCCCGTGGGACTGAAATGGAGCATTGGGGAACCGGACAGCGACAAATATGATTTTGTGACCCGGAGTGCAAAAGCCTGCTGGAACGCCGTGGACGGAGCCTCCGCTTATACCCTTCGTGTCTACACGACGGAAGATCGATCCCATGCACTCATTGAGAAAAGCGGAATCGAGAATACAGAATATGATCTCACAAAGGCGCTGGGCGGGATGAAGAGCAGTGGCCGCAGGAATTATGTCTTTACCGTTACGGCGGAGGGTGATGGCAGTATCTATCAGGACAGTGAAGAATCTCAGGCGAGCGGGGATGGCTATGAGTTCGATCCTGCAACTTATGTAGACTGCCCTGGGGGACTGGTATGGAATAAAGCGTCCCGCATCGCTGAGTGGAAGGCCGTGAAGAGCGCTGACTTTTATGTCGTGACGCTCTACGAGGATGGAAAGAAAAAGGTCGAATTTACTATTGGCAGAGAACTTCTGGACAAAGATTCAGAGAAGCTCAGTATGCACTTTCTCAGCAGCATGGCTGCAGACGGCGACTATTATTTCACTGTGCGTGCCGGTTTCACCATAGACGACAGCGGAAGTGAGTATGATGGCAAGACCTGTGTCAGTGCACTGTCCAGAAGCGAGTCAGGACATTTCGATGCAGAAGAGAGCGAGACAGTGGAGATTTCCTCTGTCGACGACTGGATGAAGATCGTCAACACCACCGCCAAAGGAACCGGATACCAGACAGATGCAGATGCGCAGAATGCGGCATGGTCACGTAACTATAAACTGATGGCGGATATAGATTTCAGCAGACTGACAGCGGAGCAGCAGAACCAGGAGAAATCCTGGGGTAATATCAATGCCATGTTCAACGGAAAATTCGATGGAAACGGTCACAAAATCACGGGATTGACTCTGAGCAACGGGGACGGAGGGCTGTTTCGGTACATTGGGCCTTCCGGTGAGGTAAAGAATGTGGTCGTGGAGAATCCAAATGTGCTGTTCAGCGACAATGCGGCGGTTCTGTGCTACTACAACTACGGCAGCATGGAAAACTGCACGGTCAGAAACGCAAACATCACAGCGGATACCGGTGCCATTATAGGAGGTATGGTGAGCCGAAATTTCGGAACCATAGAAAAAAGCTGTGTGCAGGGCGGTAGCCTGACAGCGAACAGCCAGACCGCCAACGGACATGCAGGCTTTGTTGGTAACAACTTTGGCGTGATCAGACAGTGTTGGACGAGCATGAACGTTCGCACGCAGAGTTACTGCGCAGGTGGGTTCGCAGGCTGGGCAGACAGCAGCGGCGGAAGGACGGGTTCCTTTGAGGACTGCTTTGCACTGGGAAGTGTGACGGCCACGAGGGGTTGGAACGGCGGATTTATCGGGCGGATCAATTCCGGCGGAGTCACGTTCAGAAACTGTTATGCAGCAAACCGTGTCAGCTCTGCGGACAGACCGGAACGGGCCTATGGATTCGCGGGTTCCATGAGCGGAGAAGCGGCGAAGGATATTGTGGGGAGTTCAGGCTTTGACGAGGAAATCCCGGCAGAGAATTTTAAAAACTGTTATTTCGTAACGGATCTGACCGCCTCTGACAATCCGAAAGGCGGTGCGAAGGGCGTCAGCCTGGACACGATGAAGACGGCAGGCTTTGCCACGACGATGGGCGATTCCTGGACGAGAGAGGACGATCGTAACAGCGGACTTCCGTACCTGACAGATGTGGCGGCGCCGACGGATCAGATAACAAAAGATATTACGGTGAAGATGGCGATTGCACTCTACGACAAAAGCCAGTATGACTTTGTCCAGGATGGAAAAACGCTGAGTGTCACACTGCCAAGTACCGGTAATACCAGACTGATCGATGTTATGAACGCGGCGCAGAAGCAGGGACTTCTGACTTACGATTACACTGTATCCCCGGCCTATGGCAGCTTCATTGAGTCAATCAACGACAACAGGATGCTTCCGCCAAATGGCTGGATGTTTACGGTGAATGACGAGATTTCTATCGTTTCTGCGACGCTTGCATCTATTCATGATGGGGACTGCGTTTTGTGGTATCAGGGTACGATGCAGAATCTCTTCAAGGCACCTGCCTGGGCAGATATCACAGGTGAGAAACCGGTGAAAAAGGTAATTTCAGTTTCTACAGCGGCAGAACTTGTCGCACTCTGTGACGACAACGCAGATCTGACGGCAAATTACAGACTGACCAGGGATATCGATCTGTCCGGCATGGACTTTCAGGGAATCGGATCCAAAACACACCCTTTCAGCGGCAGCTTTGACGGCGACGGTTATACCGTCTCGAATATGACGATTCGCAAGCCGGAGACCAATAATGTGGGCTTTTTCAATTTCATCCGGGGCGCCACAGTGAAGAATGTCACGCTTAGGAATGCAGATGTGACCGGTAAATATTCGGTGGGCGCACTCGTGGGAGTGGCTGCGGTCAAAGTCAGCTCAGTGGATATCGCATCTAATGTCGGGAATACTATTGGAAATTGCAGAGCATACGGCCGGGTGACATCGACGAATACAGACCTTTCGGGAAGCTCCAACGGCTCCTACACAGGCGGTCTCATCGGATTCAATGATGGGGACAGTGACGCTAAAACCGGACTCAGTGTACTCAGTTCAGTTGACAGCTGTATCGCTGATGTGGATGTGACGGCCGGAGCCATCTATGCCGGCGGCCTGGCAGGCGGGAATTTTGGGTATATTACCGACAGCAAAGCCAGAGGAAATGTCAGCGGCGCATCTTGTACAGGAGGTTTTGTCGGAGGGAACAACGGAAAAATCTACGACTGCAGCGCAACTGGTGACGTTATCGGGAAAAAGAGCACGGGAGGTTTTGTCGGCAACAATTATGATACGATCATGCGCAGCTATTGCACCGGATCGGTAAATGGCGATGGAGAGGAACTCGGTGGATTTGCCGGATCCGGCAGCGGTGTAATCAAAAAATGCGCCAGTGCAGGAACGCTGACGACGACGTCGGGAAGCTCCTATAGAGGCGGGTTTATCGGTAACTATCAGGGCACACTGGCAGGACTGAAGAAAGACATTACATTTTCGGAAAACTACGGCTGGAGCACGGCGCCTGACGGCGGCGAATATAATGTCGTGGGTAACAAAACGAAGGGGAACAGTGATGCGGAGCAGGCGGCGCTGGATACGGCGAAGATTACGGACTGGCCTGCACTGCAGAAGATATTCCTGGAACTTTATGATGTCAGGCTGGGCGACCATGGCGGCATCGATGACCCTGCGGAGACAGTGATCGACAAAGATAAGCTGTCTGATGCCATCTACAGAAATATGACAGCTGAGCATTCCACGGACGATCTGTCCTGCTGGAAAATCGGCGATATTGCAGTCTATGAGAAACTGACCGGTAGAAAAGGCGGTATTACAGATGAGCAGAGGCAGGCCTTTATCGATCAGGCGGCTTCTCATGCGCAGAAATCCGATGTGTCGGCAGTCGTTCTTGCCAAAGACATCCTTGGACTCACAGCTATGGGGGCAGATCCGAGGAAAGTGGTTCTTGCCGGTGAAAGCAGCGATACTGCGCTGAATCTGGTCAGCGTTCTGAAGAACAGAGTTTCCATCGAAGGATTCGGGGAACTGTCCATATATACGCAGCCGTATGTACTTCTGGCACTTTCACAGAACAAAAAAGATCTGACCGCGGCGGAACGAGATTCCATGATTGGAACGATAATTGCCCGGCAGAGATCCAATGGAGGTTTCGGCGGGGCTGATGCGGATGGTCCGGTGATCATGGCTCTTGCCATGTGGCGGGAAGAAAGCGATGCAGCACGGGAAGCTATTCAGAAGGCGATTTCCCGGGAGTATGTCACGTCGATGATGGATGACAATGGCGCCGTCTCCTATAACGGAACAGCCAGTGCAGAATCAACGGCACAGATGATCGTCGGCATCTGCGCAGCAGGTCGTGATCCCGAGGACTATGTCAGAGGCGACTGCAGTCTGACAGACGGACTGTTATCTTTCGTAAACGACAGTCACGACGGTTTCGTTCATAAGGACGGGAATCCTCGGATTGCAACGGAACAGGGATTTCGCGGCCTGTTGTCCTGCAGACTTGTGAAAGAGGGAGGTATCCTCTACAATTTCCGAGAGATGAGTCTGAGCCCTGCGGTCTCCGGTGTGAAGAGAGATGGGAGTTCTCCGGATACAAAGCCCGGATCGGCGGAGACAGGCGACGGGGACAAAAAGCTGGCGGCTCCGTCTGTCAGAGCGCAGAATTCCGGAAAGGGAATTCTCCTGATATGGAAGAAAGTCCCGAAAGCATCGGAATATCAGATCCTGAAACGAAGCGGTGCATCGGCAAAATGGAAGGTGATAAAAACCGTGAAGTCCGGCAGTGCGATACGATGGACGGACAGAAAGGCGAAGAATGGGGGGAACTGCTTATATCGCGTGAGAGCTTTGTCAGAGGAAAAGAAGGCAACATCATCGACTGTCAGAATGGTTCGTCTCACCGGAACGAGGATTACGAGGACAGGACACGCCGGAAAGAGAACCGTAAGTCTGCGCTGGAAGAAGAATGGCAAGTGCAGCGGTTACCAGATTCGGTATGCCTTCTCGGGAAAATTCCAGAAGAGCAGGAACGTCACAGTGAAAGGAAAGAAGAACGTAAGACGGACGTTGAGACATCTGAAGAAGAGACGTGTATACGTACAGGTTCGCTCCTATATAAAGAAAGACGGAAAGAAGTATTATTCAGTCTGGAGTAAGACGAAGAAGATCAGCGTAAGATAACAGGGAGAGAGAATGAAAAATAAAATATTGAAACAATTTATGACTGGCGCGATCACCATCGCTCTCGTGGTGTCAGGCATAATGCTGCCGGCACAGGCCATGGCGGCAACGTCGGCAGCCACTGCGTCTGCCGCCTCCACAAAGGGAGATTTCCCCAAGCAGGTAGATCCGGCCTCTGTTACAGATTTGCCTGCGCAGAGAGCGAAGAGCAGTCGTCTGGCAGACAGTGATGAGCTTCTTACCGGATACATGAAGCAGCAGATGGGGCTTGACGATGACGACAATAATCGCCGGATAACACGCGGGAGCAGACTTACAGGGCAAGAACGCATCGTCTATAATAAACTGAAGGAACGAATCCGGAAGGTTGCGGCAGGAGAGGTGTCCTCTACGATCGTGTCGATTCCTCTTTCAGATCTGGGGATACAGAGCCGGTACTCCGCAGCGGATCTCGGTCTGGATACGATTTTCGATGCAGAGAAACCGGGAAAAGTCAGCGAAGCCGCACGGCAGGCGGTGAATGCGCAATTTACAGTAAACCTGTACACGGTGCTGACCGCGATCCTGGGGGATTTTCCTTATGAGCTCTACTGGTATGACAAGACGGAAGGCGTAATCTTCAAAGCACCGAAAATAGCTGCGTTCAATAACGGTAAACAAGGCTTTGTGGTATTTGAAGACAATGCCTGTGCGACATTCGCACTGACAGTCGCCAGGGCTTACGGCTCGGGCTGCGAGGTGAATACAGAGAAAACGCAGGCCGCCCAGACTGCAGCGGGAAATGCGAAAGAGATCGTTGCGAAATATAAAGATCTTTCAGACATTGAAAAACTTAAGGCGTACCGTGACGAAATTCTGTCGCTGGTGGATTACAATTACGATGCCGTGCTGAAGTACGAGGAGGATGCCATCTATGGCGATCCCTGGCAAGTGATTTATGTCTTTGACGGTGACAGCAGCACTAACGTGGTCTGTGAAGGGTACTCCAAGGCTTTTCAGTACCTTTGTGATCTGACGGATTTCACGGACAAAACTATCGTCTGCAATTCCGTTACCGGTGACATGGTCAGTGGCGCTGTCTCCGGACCGCATATGTGGAATATCGTTACCATCGGCAGGAAAAATTATCTGACAGACCTGACAAACATGGAGGGCGACAAGGCGCCGAACAACAACGAGTTGTTTCTGGCAGGAGCCGATGGCTCAGTGGAAGACGGCTACAAGATCAGCTGGTCCGATCAGTATATCTGTTATCTGTATGATAATATGACGCTGCAGGGCTACGAGAAGGCAGAACTTATGCTGGACAACTGCGGTTATTTCGGTCAGAATAAAGCTGGTTCCGGTGACGAGAAGTCGTCAGAAGACGGAAAAACAGACCCCGGGAAAGCCTCTGAAGACGGCGAGGGCAGCGACTCGATCACACCGACGGATGAAGAGGCAGATCGGGCAGGCATCAGCTCTTCTGTGGACAGGGTCAGCATTGCAGATCTAGAGAGCCGGATCATTGGGAAGAGTACGGAACTCAGCTGGAAAAAAGTTAAAGGTGCGACAAATTACCGTATTGCCTGGCGCGAGGCGGGATCCGGAAAATGGAAGACCGTATGGAGCGAGGGAAAGACCGGAGTAAAGATCGGCAAACTGAAGAAAAAAGGACTTTACGATATCCGTATAGAGACCTTCCGTCGGGTCAGAAACGAGCCCGACGCGGCATCCGGAACTTCAGGAGAGGCCTCCGCTTCTCCGGTCACAGTCTGGGTGCGCAGTGGGTGGTCCAAAACAGCGCATTATTTTGTTGGAAAGACAAAGCTTTCTGCTCGGAGAAAAGGCAGGGCGAGAATTTATGTCAGGATCAGGCGGCAGCAGAATGCCAGCGGATATCAGGTGTTCTGCTCTGCGAGCAAATCCATGAAAAAAGCCAGGGTGAAAACTCTACGGGGAAATCGCCATACGAGACAGGTAATCAGCAGGCCGAAAAGTTCCGGACGATGCTATGTCGCCGTGCGCCCGTACAGGATGCATAAGGGCATCCGTTATGTTGGGGTCTGCTCCGCTGTAAAGCAGGTGAAATAATCGAAGCTGTCAGAACATTATCACCGTAACCTCCGCATTGAAAAGTTCCGCCATATGCGTTACAATTTCATTTGTAATAAGTGTCTGCCCATTAAGTCCACGTCGGGCTTAATGGGCGCTGACGGCAGTTTATCAGCAGCGCCGCGGCGCACAATCCGATGACGGTGTGCGCCGGCAGGCCACGAATATACTCTCTGCAGTATTGGTATTTCAGAGATATTTGATGACTGAGCACGCATTAATAAAGCATGTGAAACGACAGTGAAACGGGAAAGAAGGACAGCATGGAAGAAGAAATGAAGCTGAAGAATAGCGGTTCCGCTCCGGATCGGGAGGAGCTGGTGAACTCTCTGATCCGCGAGATAAAGGGAGACTTCGCGGCGGAGGGACGTACTTCGGAGATCGCGAAGGAGGCCTGCGATATGGGTGTGGACTACGCCCGGACGCGGCGGTTCAACAATTCCGGGCGCTATCACAATTACGATTACCGGCTGGACGACGGCGGAAGCGTGAAGGCGTTCAACTATTTTGATATTTTTATGACCCGGCTGCAGACCTCGGCATATATGGATGCGGAGAAGGCAGTCCGGGGTTTTTTTGCGGACAGCGGGGACCGGCTGTTTCATCTGGTAAGGGAGCAGCGCTTCGGAATCAACGGCGTATTCAAGGCTGTCATGTCCTCCCGTGAGGCGCAGAATCTGAGCTTCTCCGACTATGTGCTGGTCATCGCCTGCTTCTGCGCGGGGTTTATGCTGGAACAAAATACAGAACGGTGAGGTGACGGCGCATGGCGGATTTCAGAAAATGTGACGGCAACTGCGAAGCCTGCGGCAAATGCAGGGGAGAGAGGCTCCTGAAGGAGCTCAGAAGCCGGAAAAGTGAACTGACGTACATGCCGGAGGGCTTCCGGTCGGCGGTCGATGACAGCACTGCAGACAATGAGCCTGCGGACGGGAACGGCAGTCCGGCGCCCGGGAGCAGTTTCGCAAACCGTCCGGAAACCGGTGCCTCAGAGTCCGGCGACCGACCGGGAAGCGGATACGGCGTCGCCTTTGATATCGGAACGACGACGGTGGTGGGACTCTGCTGGGACCTCGCGAAACGGGAACTCCTGGCAACCGACGCCGCCCGCAATCCTCAGGTGGTTCACGGCGGAGATGTCATCAGCCGCATCGGTTACTCTGTGCGGGAGGAGGAAAACCTGGAGGAGATGCGTCAGCTGGTGATTGACTGCATGAACGAGATTCTGGACGGATTTCTGGAAAAGCTGCCGGTTCGCAAAACTGAAATCGCGGAGATTACGGCGGTTGGAAACACTACGATGAGTCATCTGCTTCTGGGCGAGGATCCGGAGGGGCTTGCGGCAAGTCCGTTCCGCCCGGCGTTCAGGGGTGCGGTTCGGGAGAGCGCGGCAGCGCTGGGGCTGCGGGTTCCGGCGGAGACGGCGTTTTATCTTCTGCCGGGAATCGCGGGTCATGTGGGCTCGGATATCACGGCGGGATTGA
Protein-coding sequences here:
- a CDS encoding DUF4430 domain-containing protein, whose translation is MSNEKRMILFRCVSAGIIAAFAAVILALMATAACAASAPEQKDGIYQIGTPQELCWFADLVNGELKDGTAQQSSARAVLTADIDLSGTKYTPIGKDLDNPFEGTFDGQKHQISGLVLKENGRILGLFGVLNAAQIRNVTVSGEISGDSYAIGGIAGKASGKTTITCCGNLANVNGTGSSSNTGGILGTSDNGITIKDCFNRGAVTSAHRASGITPEMSFGTLENCYNTASISGNIASGVGNARSNTYKNCYNAGKITGSQTAVSIGSSKYAAYENCYYCADMAAGDTEELGKLKPSSDMKKAAFVETLGKEHWQMDRGAQVNGGYPLLAWETPENVGNITLETPVGLKWSIGEPDSDKYDFVTRSAKACWNAVDGASAYTLRVYTTEDRSHALIEKSGIENTEYDLTKALGGMKSSGRRNYVFTVTAEGDGSIYQDSEESQASGDGYEFDPATYVDCPGGLVWNKASRIAEWKAVKSADFYVVTLYEDGKKKVEFTIGRELLDKDSEKLSMHFLSSMAADGDYYFTVRAGFTIDDSGSEYDGKTCVSALSRSESGHFDAEESETVEISSVDDWMKIVNTTAKGTGYQTDADAQNAAWSRNYKLMADIDFSRLTAEQQNQEKSWGNINAMFNGKFDGNGHKITGLTLSNGDGGLFRYIGPSGEVKNVVVENPNVLFSDNAAVLCYYNYGSMENCTVRNANITADTGAIIGGMVSRNFGTIEKSCVQGGSLTANSQTANGHAGFVGNNFGVIRQCWTSMNVRTQSYCAGGFAGWADSSGGRTGSFEDCFALGSVTATRGWNGGFIGRINSGGVTFRNCYAANRVSSADRPERAYGFAGSMSGEAAKDIVGSSGFDEEIPAENFKNCYFVTDLTASDNPKGGAKGVSLDTMKTAGFATTMGDSWTREDDRNSGLPYLTDVAAPTDQITKDITVKMAIALYDKSQYDFVQDGKTLSVTLPSTGNTRLIDVMNAAQKQGLLTYDYTVSPAYGSFIESINDNRMLPPNGWMFTVNDEISIVSATLASIHDGDCVLWYQGTMQNLFKAPAWADITGEKPVKKVISVSTAAELVALCDDNADLTANYRLTRDIDLSGMDFQGIGSKTHPFSGSFDGDGYTVSNMTIRKPETNNVGFFNFIRGATVKNVTLRNADVTGKYSVGALVGVAAVKVSSVDIASNVGNTIGNCRAYGRVTSTNTDLSGSSNGSYTGGLIGFNDGDSDAKTGLSVLSSVDSCIADVDVTAGAIYAGGLAGGNFGYITDSKARGNVSGASCTGGFVGGNNGKIYDCSATGDVIGKKSTGGFVGNNYDTIMRSYCTGSVNGDGEELGGFAGSGSGVIKKCASAGTLTTTSGSSYRGGFIGNYQGTLAGLKKDITFSENYGWSTAPDGGEYNVVGNKTKGNSDAEQAALDTAKITDWPALQKIFLELYDVRLGDHGGIDDPAETVIDKDKLSDAIYRNMTAEHSTDDLSCWKIGDIAVYEKLTGRKGGITDEQRQAFIDQAASHAQKSDVSAVVLAKDILGLTAMGADPRKVVLAGESSDTALNLVSVLKNRVSIEGFGELSIYTQPYVLLALSQNKKDLTAAERDSMIGTIIARQRSNGGFGGADADGPVIMALAMWREESDAAREAIQKAISREYVTSMMDDNGAVSYNGTASAESTAQMIVGICAAGRDPEDYVRGDCSLTDGLLSFVNDSHDGFVHKDGNPRIATEQGFRGLLSCRLVKEGGILYNFREMSLSPAVSGVKRDGSSPDTKPGSAETGDGDKKLAAPSVRAQNSGKGILLIWKKVPKASEYQILKRSGASAKWKVIKTVKSGSAIRWTDRKAKNGGNCLYRVRALSEEKKATSSTVRMVRLTGTRITRTGHAGKRTVSLRWKKNGKCSGYQIRYAFSGKFQKSRNVTVKGKKNVRRTLRHLKKRRVYVQVRSYIKKDGKKYYSVWSKTKKISVR